The following nucleotide sequence is from Peribacillus sp. ACCC06369.
TGTGACGGCGAGTGCACTTGATGATGGGGAAATCATGGCCCTAAAACATCAAGATTTCCCGCTATACGGGTTACAGTTCCACCCTGAATCAATAGGGACGAAAATCGGCAAGGAATTATTACATCAATTTTATAAGATTGCCGGAACCTTTCAATCAGAGAAGGAACAATCCATTTTATAAATACAAAAAACGACTGGGGGAGTTTAGTGGTGAAGGAGTATTTAGCGAAGTTAGCAGAGCGTCAAACATTGACGGAAGAAGAGATGAGCAGAGCAGCCCAAGCGTTATTTTCTAAAGATATCACCGAAAGCGAGATGGCAGCGTTCATCATAGCCCTTAAATCCAAAGGGGAAACGGCAGGTGAGATAGCAAGCCTTGTCCGAGTCATGAGAAAAGAAGCAAGAAGTGTAAAAACAAGCTCCCTTAATGTAATGGATAATTGCGGAACGGGAGGAGATGGATCACAAAGCTTCAATATAAGTACCGCATCGGCCTTCGTACTGGCTGGGGCAGGTGTCAAGGTTGCCAAACATGGAAACCGTAGCATTTCAAGTAAAACGGGAAGCGCGGATGTATTGGAAGAGCTAGGTGTTAATTTGTACTTGGAGCCTGACATGTTAAAAGAACTGCTGGAGGAAAATGGGATCACATTCTTATTTGCCCCATCCGTCCACCCTAATATTGCACGAATAATGAAAGTAAGAAAAGAATTGAAAATCCCGACAATATTTAACCTTATCGGACCTTTGACAAATCCAGTTCAACTCGACACTCAATTATTGGGAATTAATCGACGGGATATGCTCGAGCTATTTGCGGAAGTCCTGCATAAATTGGGCAGGACACGCGCGGTCGTGATAAATGGTGCCGGTTTTATGGATGAAGCAAGCCTGCAGGGTGAAAATTCACTCGTGCTTTTGGAGCAAGGGGATATAACCCAATTTACGCTGCATCCTGAAGAAGTGGATCTGCCGGTTTACGGAAATGATGCCATCCGTGGCGGTGACGCCAAACAAAACGCCGATATTATGCTTCGCCTTCTCAAAGGGGAAAAAGGTGCCTATCGCGATACCGTTTTATTGAATGCTGGATTGGGATTATACGCACATGGTACGGCAGCTACGATCAAAAAAGGAATCTCCATGGCCAAAGAAAGCCTGGATAGCGGATCGGCTCTTACAAAGTTAGAAAATCTAATTGCTTATGGCAATAGAAATAAGGTGGTCATGTAAATGGAAAATATCTTAACGAAAATCATCGAACAGAAAAAGGTGGAAGTCGCAAAATTAAAAGAAAGGGACTTAGATGATTCGGTATTGATCAATATAGTCAGACCATCTCTTGTAGAAAATTTGAAAACGGCAAAATCAATGGCTGTTATTGCGGAAATAAAACGGGCTTCCCCTTCAAAAGGGGACATTAAAATTAATGTGAATCCAATCGAGCAGGCACTTTCATATGAAAGCGGCGGTGCGGCAGCAATATCCGTATTGACGGATGAGATTTTCTTTAAAGGATCTTTTGCAGATTTGAGAACCGTAAGCGAGGCGATACGGATTCCCAGGTTGTGCAAGGATTTCATCATCGATGAAATTCAAATCGATCGTGCCTATCGAGCTGGTGCAACAATCATTCTATTAATTGTGGCTGCACTTTCTAAAAAACGTCTTCATGAATTATATCAATATGCAAAAAATAATGGGCTTGAAGTATTAACGGAAGTCCATGATGAAGCCGAACTGGAACGAGCACTCGAACTAAATGCAGAGCTCATAGGGATTAACAATCGGAATTTAAAGACCTTCAAAGTGGATTTGGCTGTAACGGAACGACTAGCGAAGTTACTTGATCCAAAACGCCATATCATTATCAGTGAAAGTGGAATAAAGACAAAAGAAGACGTTATGCGTGTGAAGGAAGCTGGTGCAAAAGCGGTTTTAGTCGGGGAGACACTGATGACTTCATCAAATCTTCCTTATACGATGGCCGAATTGCAAATGAGTATATAAGGAGATTAATATGTTAGTGAAAATCTGCGGGATAAAGACTTTGGCAGCTGCTCGGACTGCTGTTGGATCCGGGGCAGACTTTATTGGTTTCATTTTTGCCGAGAGTAGCAGAAAAGTCGAGCCGGATATAGTAGGTGAGTTTGGGGCGAATCTACCCGGACATGTTAAAAAAGTCGGAGTGTTTGCCAATCAAACTGAACAAGAAGTGATAAAAAGTGCTGAAATTGCAGGATTGGATTATATTCAGCTTCATGGTAACGAGTCTGCCAGCTTCGCCCGCAGAATGCCCCTGCCGGTGATCAAGGCCTTTGCCATCCAGTCAGAGAAAGACCTTGAAAACCTTCATGAATACCCGGCAGATTATCTATTAGTGGATCTTCCTAAGGGTTCTTCCGGTAAGGGACTAACTTTGGATTGGGAAATGATCCGAAAAGCGGACTTGCCATGGGGAAAGGTGATTCTAGCGGGTGGGTTGACTCCGGAAAATGTCGGAAAAGCGATTAGTGCCGTTTCACCATTCGCAGTTGACGTAGCCAGTGGCGTTGAAACAAACGGATTAAAAGATGTTGTAAAAATAAAAGCATTTATCAATGAGGCAAAATATACAGCCGGAAAAGAGGAATGAATAGATGAATACTTATACACAGCCTGATAAAACTGGACATTTTGGAGCATATGGAGGCCGTTTCGTTCCAGAAACTTTAATGGCGGCTATTACAGAGCTTGAAGAAGTATATGAACAATCTAAAAAAGATCCTGAATTTCAAAAGCAGTTAAGCTATTACCTGAAACAATATATCGGGCGGGAAACACCTCTTTATTTTGCTGAGAACTTAACGAGACTAGCAGGTGGTGCAGATATTTACCTGAAGCGTGAGGACTTGAATCATACTGGAGCCCACAAAATAAATAATACGATCGGTCAGGCTTTGCTGACTCGGAAAATGGGCAAGAAAAAAGTGATTGCCGAAACGGGTGCAGGACAGCATGGGGTTGCAACGGCAACTGTATGTGCTTTGCTGAAGTTGGAATGCATCATCTTTATGGGAGAAGAAGATATCAGGAGACAGAAATTGAATGTGTTCCGGATGGAACTTTTGGGAGCCAAGGTCATATCTGTATCACAGGGAAGCGGGACACTGAAGGATGCAGTGAATGAGGCATTACGATATTGGGTAGCAAATGTGGATGACACCCATTATATAATGGGATCTGTTCTTGGACCTCATCCATTCCCCGTTATTGTACGTGATTTTCAAAGCGTGATAGGGAATGAAACGAAGCGTCAGTATTCGGAGACGGTTCATTCCCTTCCGGATGCAGTAGTCGCATGCATAGGTGGTGGCAGTAATGCAATGGGGATGTTCTATCCCTTCATTGAGGATGAATCCGTAAAATTATATGGAGTGGAAGCGGCAGGTCATGGACTGGAAACACCATTACATGCTTCAAGTTTGACGAAGGGAAAACCTGGGGTGCTCCACGGTGCATTCATGTATGTATTGCAGAACGAAGACGGTCAGATCCAGGAGGCACATTCAATTTCAGCAGGGTTGGATTATCCAGGGGTAGGACCTGAACATAGTTACCTAAAAGATATCAACAGGGTGGAATATACTTCCGTTACCGATGATGAAGCATTGAAAGCCCTTGTGTTGCTTTCAAGGGAGGAAGGGATCATCCCTGCTTTGGAAAGTTCACATGCCATTTCCTTCGGTTTAAAACTTGCTAAAGAAATGGAGAAAGGAACAGGACTGGTGATTTGCCTGTCTGGCCGTGGTGATAAGGATGTAGAAACGGTCCAATCATTAATAGGGGGTAATGAACATGAATAAATTAACAAAAGCGCTTGAAGAGTGTCTAACAAAGCGGGAAAAAGCATTCATTCCTTATATTATGGCAGGTGATGGCGGTCTTGAACGGTTAAAGACTCAGCTTCTTTTCCTTGAAGAAAGTGGGGCAACTGCTGTTGAATTAGGTATACCATTCTCTGACCCTGTCGCTGATGGACCGGTTATCCAACAGGCGGGCATCCGTTCTTTGGAGAATGGAACAACTTTAAAAGATGTCCTGAAAAAAGTTAAGGAAATCCAAGATGATGTTAACATACCAATTATTTTAATGGGATATTCGAATTCAATCCTTGCATATGGACTTAAAGAGTTTACGGATGATTGTCTTCAAGCAGGCATTTCCGGGTGCATCATCCCCGATTTACCGATTGAGGAAGAAGCCATCTTTTCATCTATCAAAACTGCAGGGATCATGCTTATCCGACTTGTGACACTCACGTCTTCGAAAGACCGTATCACTGAGATCACCGC
It contains:
- the trpD gene encoding anthranilate phosphoribosyltransferase, encoding MKEYLAKLAERQTLTEEEMSRAAQALFSKDITESEMAAFIIALKSKGETAGEIASLVRVMRKEARSVKTSSLNVMDNCGTGGDGSQSFNISTASAFVLAGAGVKVAKHGNRSISSKTGSADVLEELGVNLYLEPDMLKELLEENGITFLFAPSVHPNIARIMKVRKELKIPTIFNLIGPLTNPVQLDTQLLGINRRDMLELFAEVLHKLGRTRAVVINGAGFMDEASLQGENSLVLLEQGDITQFTLHPEEVDLPVYGNDAIRGGDAKQNADIMLRLLKGEKGAYRDTVLLNAGLGLYAHGTAATIKKGISMAKESLDSGSALTKLENLIAYGNRNKVVM
- the trpC gene encoding indole-3-glycerol phosphate synthase TrpC, which codes for MENILTKIIEQKKVEVAKLKERDLDDSVLINIVRPSLVENLKTAKSMAVIAEIKRASPSKGDIKINVNPIEQALSYESGGAAAISVLTDEIFFKGSFADLRTVSEAIRIPRLCKDFIIDEIQIDRAYRAGATIILLIVAALSKKRLHELYQYAKNNGLEVLTEVHDEAELERALELNAELIGINNRNLKTFKVDLAVTERLAKLLDPKRHIIISESGIKTKEDVMRVKEAGAKAVLVGETLMTSSNLPYTMAELQMSI
- a CDS encoding phosphoribosylanthranilate isomerase codes for the protein MLVKICGIKTLAAARTAVGSGADFIGFIFAESSRKVEPDIVGEFGANLPGHVKKVGVFANQTEQEVIKSAEIAGLDYIQLHGNESASFARRMPLPVIKAFAIQSEKDLENLHEYPADYLLVDLPKGSSGKGLTLDWEMIRKADLPWGKVILAGGLTPENVGKAISAVSPFAVDVASGVETNGLKDVVKIKAFINEAKYTAGKEE
- the trpB gene encoding tryptophan synthase subunit beta, whose product is MNTYTQPDKTGHFGAYGGRFVPETLMAAITELEEVYEQSKKDPEFQKQLSYYLKQYIGRETPLYFAENLTRLAGGADIYLKREDLNHTGAHKINNTIGQALLTRKMGKKKVIAETGAGQHGVATATVCALLKLECIIFMGEEDIRRQKLNVFRMELLGAKVISVSQGSGTLKDAVNEALRYWVANVDDTHYIMGSVLGPHPFPVIVRDFQSVIGNETKRQYSETVHSLPDAVVACIGGGSNAMGMFYPFIEDESVKLYGVEAAGHGLETPLHASSLTKGKPGVLHGAFMYVLQNEDGQIQEAHSISAGLDYPGVGPEHSYLKDINRVEYTSVTDDEALKALVLLSREEGIIPALESSHAISFGLKLAKEMEKGTGLVICLSGRGDKDVETVQSLIGGNEHE
- the trpA gene encoding tryptophan synthase subunit alpha — translated: MNKLTKALEECLTKREKAFIPYIMAGDGGLERLKTQLLFLEESGATAVELGIPFSDPVADGPVIQQAGIRSLENGTTLKDVLKKVKEIQDDVNIPIILMGYSNSILAYGLKEFTDDCLQAGISGCIIPDLPIEEEAIFSSIKTAGIMLIRLVTLTSSKDRITEITAGAEGFIYAVTVKGITGARDAFGEELGGYLKKVKELSPVPVLAGFGISTPEHVRDAMQYCDGVIVGSKIIECFETGKEEQISDLIQASKGLVRK